The genomic segment ACCAAAGGCGATGTATTGCCCTTTAGGGCTACCGGGCTCATGCCCAACAGCACTCACTACATTACAGCACTACTTACTCTGCCAGATACCACCATTCGAACAGATACGGTACAGTTTAATACTTTGGCTGCCAATACCCTGGGGCACTTCAGACCTATCAATAGCCCCCTGGCACAATTTGGCAATAATACCCAATTAGGTTTTGCCACCAACGGCAAGGGTTACCTTATTGGGGGCAACTTGTCGTCACAATCGCTCTATTTATGGGAGTATGACCCACAAAGTGGTGAGTGGAGCATTAAAAAAGAAAATCAACTAGCTTCGTTGGCAGGGGCATTTTTTGACAATAAGCTCGCCAGCGCATTTATGTTTAACGGGCAGCATTATGTGGGTTACCCTGAGGCATCGAAATGGCATTTTTATAGCATCAACCTCGACACAGGTGCCATCAATGCCCATGCTACTATAGAGGCTGAAGGTACAAGGTTGTTTGTAGCCAACAATCAATTGTTTGTGGTGGGAATATCTACCATTGCAGGCAATGACCAAAACAAAAACCTGAAGGTGTCGGAAATAGACCTTACCAACTCAAAGGTGACCAATACTTATGGGGTAGTAACCAAAAACTACGATCAAGTGGCCCTGGCACAAATGGCGGGCGACAAGGTACATATCGTATTGACCAACTTTGCCCAGAGTGCCCAGGCAATCCATCGGTTTGAGCCAGTAGCCAAAACCCTCACTGTGGCCACCAACATATCGGGCAAGTTGCCCGAAACTACTATATTGAGTACATTTACTGCCAATAACCAAATTTATTACTTCTCGAAAAAAGCCAACGACAACTCTACCCATTATTTTTCGGTGTTCAACCCTGTCAACTTTGCCTCTACCCGCCTCACCGAGTATGCAGGAAGTGCCGCAAGCAATATTTTTAGGCTTAACAACATCTTTCATATTGTAGGCGCCAATGGCAAGGGTTATATGATTGAAGCTAATTTTTAATTAGGCATTTCTCTTGCTATATTGGTATACATGGGGGCTTTACTTGTTAATACAATAAAAATCAGATACTTCGTCAAACCTGGGTTTGATCATCCATTCACCTTTTTTGTTGATAAAGCCCCATAAATATTCTTTTTTTGTGGAGTCCTGCTGCTGTACCCTTGCCCACCCCTTGGCTACTGCTTAAGAATAAACGCCCCGTTTTTAGTTATCCAAGTACATGGTACGCCCATCTGCTGGGCTTCCTGGTAAAGCTTGCGCCCTCGATAAAAACCGTTGGAGTCGTCAATGATAATATGGGTTGGTTGTACCACTTTGCAAAGCCTGGCAAGGCTCCATACCGCCCGGTTTTGAATGATTAGATAGTCGGTTTTGATATTTTTGAACTTTTTTAATTCGCGGTAACGCAGGTATTTTTGC from the Microscilla marina ATCC 23134 genome contains:
- a CDS encoding Kelch repeat-containing protein; amino-acid sequence: MKKKLKRSSSLFFITFLPFLLWQCTPKREEIVVRSTVAYPKISLRTDYYATSQASAILDITQSGVSTPYSIRFVHSINPDLSLSVEFLAGFGTQSFTKGDVLPFRATGLMPNSTHYITALLTLPDTTIRTDTVQFNTLAANTLGHFRPINSPLAQFGNNTQLGFATNGKGYLIGGNLSSQSLYLWEYDPQSGEWSIKKENQLASLAGAFFDNKLASAFMFNGQHYVGYPEASKWHFYSINLDTGAINAHATIEAEGTRLFVANNQLFVVGISTIAGNDQNKNLKVSEIDLTNSKVTNTYGVVTKNYDQVALAQMAGDKVHIVLTNFAQSAQAIHRFEPVAKTLTVATNISGKLPETTILSTFTANNQIYYFSKKANDNSTHYFSVFNPVNFASTRLTEYAGSAASNIFRLNNIFHIVGANGKGYMIEANF